From Heptranchias perlo isolate sHepPer1 chromosome 8, sHepPer1.hap1, whole genome shotgun sequence, a single genomic window includes:
- the LOC137324181 gene encoding calcium/manganese antiporter SLC30A10-like, with product MGRYTGNICRLIFMLVLTAGFFVVELVSGHMGNSIALVSDSFNMLSDLISLVIGLTAANVSKIQRHPRNTYGFVRAEVLGALANAVFLAALTFTIFAEAIIRLIRPQKIDDVRLVLIVGALGLAVNIIGLILFQDCCFKKKIGSSRTGTLATGTGEQRENKEPRTASALNIRSVLLHVMGDALGSVVVVVAATIFYVLPLDKDEPCNWECYVDPSLTIIMVIIVLSSAFPLVKETAIILLQMVPKGIKLHDLDEKLSRIDGVHGIHELHIWELSGGKNIASLHVKCLDPSTYKTAALQIREIFHNAGIHSVTIQAEFFDRVTDSVLVCNSPCILKECENKMCCIQQKGYDLDVEGYIEMSNNRPGTSCNGHTSNRVEEDNVEVVSILAPYNSSATKD from the exons ATGGGGAGATACACAGGCAACATTTGCCGCTTGATCTTCATGTTAGTGCTAACCGCCGGCTTCTTCGTCGTGGAACTGGTGTCGGGACACATGGGCAACTCCATCGCGCTCGTCTCGGATTCCTTCAACATGTTGTCTGATCTGATCTCCTTGGTCATCGGGCTGACGGCGGCCAACGTGTCGAAAATCCAAAGGCACCCCAGGAACACCTACGGCTTTGTCCGGGCTGAAGTGCTTGGCGCCCTGGCCAACGCTGTCTTCCTCGCAGCCCTGACTTTTACAATTTTCGCGGAGGCGATCATAAGATTGATCAGACCGCAGAAAATAGACGATGTCCGGCTGGTCCTGATCGTGGGAGCTCTCGGACTGGCGGTGAACATCATCGGGCTGATCCTCTTCCAAGACTGTTGCTTCAAGAAAAAAATCGGAAGCAGTCGAACAG gtACCTTGGCAACCGGCACAGGAGAACAAAGAGAAAACAAAGAGCCCAGAACTGCATCGGCGTTAAACATTCGAA GTGTCCTTCTACATGTAATGGGAGATGCATTGGGATCCGTGGTGGTCGTCGTCGCTGCTACTATATTCTATGTACTTCCACTTGATAAAGATGAACCCTGTAATTGGGAATGCTATGTTGATCCAAGCCTGACAATTATCATGGTTATAATAGTTCTCTCATCTGCTTTCCCACTTGTAAAAGAAACAGCAATTATTCTGCTCCAGATGGTACCCAAAGGGATCAAACTGCATGATTTGG ATGAAAAATTGAGTAGAATTGATGGAGTGCATGGGATTCATGAACTCCATATATGGGAGCTGTCCGGAGGGAAGAATATCGCTTCACTTCATGTGAAATGCCTGGATCCTTCCACCTACAAAACAGCAGCATTACAAATACGTGAGATCTTCCACAATGCGGGAATTCACTCTGTCACCATTCAGGCAGAGTTTTTTGATAGAGTGACTGACTCCGTCTTAGTGTGCAACTCCCCCTGTATCTTAAAGGAATGTGAGAATAAAATGTGCTGCATCCAACAAAAAGGTTATGACCTTGATGTAGAGGGTTACATAGAGATGAGTAACAATCGTCCAGGGACCTCGTGTAATGGCCACACGAGTAACAGGGTAGAGGAAGACAATGTGGAAGTTGTTTCCATTCTTGCACCTTACAATTCGTCAGCAACAAAAGACTAG